The sequence GTTCTAGCCGGGTCAGGCCTCGGCCAGCACCACCGTGTTCATGATCTTGTCGCCGAACAGGGTCTGGCGCCTGGCGTCCCAGATCGGCCACAGGAAGCCGATGCAGAGCAGGCAGACGAGGCCGTCCAGGATGTGGAGCAGGTCACGGACGAAGGCCATGCCCCCGCCGATGGGCTGGCCGTCGGCCATCCGCACCAGCCGGAGGTTCAGCACCTGCTTGCCCCAGCTCTGCCCGGTCCGGCCCATCTGGATGCAGCGGTTGTAGATGAAGATCCCGAACGAGACCAGGTAGAGCAGGAAGGTGACCAGGCTGGCCCCGGTGCTCGGGGGCTCGCCGGGGTCGGTCCCGCTGAACAGGATCACGGCCAGGAACACCGGGATCGCGGCGATCAGGCTGTCGATCAGGTAGGCCCCGACCCGCTGGGGCCAGTTGGCCAGCGTCCGTCCCATGTAGTAGCCGGGCGGGTCGGCGACGTAGCCGCCCGCGGGCTGGGCCGGCGGCTGGCCGTAGCCAGGCTGGGCCGGCGTCCCGTACGGCGGCGGCTGGCTGCCGTAGGGCTGCTGGGGCGGCTGCTGGCCGTAGCCGGGCTGGTTGGGGTCCTGGGGTCCGTACCCCTGGGTCATGAGCGTTGCTCCTTGTCGTGATCGGTGGGTCGACGCCCGGTCCGGCCGTTACAGCCCGGGTCGTCCGGCCTGCTGCTCGGCGAAGTCGCCGAGCACGGGTAGCTTGAAGTGCCGGCCCTGGAAGCCCTGGACGAGCAGGACGACCCAGCCGACGATGAACGCGAACAGGACCAGGCCGAGCAGGGCGCGGATGGGGCTCGGCATGTAGTCCCGGACCACCCAGACCAGGGTCCAGAGCACGCCGTAGGCGATCGCCTGCATGGCGTGGAAGCGGACCTCCGGTCGCCGGTCGACCAGGAAGAAGATCAGGCCGGTCAGCCAGGTGATCCCGGGCAGCCCGTAGGAGAGCCCGGAGGCGACGTTCTCGGCCATCCCGCTGGACTGCGGGTACTGCCCGCCCGGCGGCGGGTGGCCGGGTTGCTGGTACTGCCCGCCTGGTTGCTGGTAGCCGGGCTGCTGCTGATAGCCAGGTTGCTGGTACCCGGGCTGCTGCGGATACCCGGGCTGCTGCGGGTAGCCGGGCTGCTGCGGGTAGCCAGGCTGCTGCGGGTACCCCGGCTGCTGGCCCCAGCCCTGGTCGCCGGG comes from Actinomycetota bacterium and encodes:
- a CDS encoding RDD family protein — translated: MTQGYGPQDPNQPGYGQQPPQQPYGSQPPPYGTPAQPGYGQPPAQPAGGYVADPPGYYMGRTLANWPQRVGAYLIDSLIAAIPVFLAVILFSGTDPGEPPSTGASLVTFLLYLVSFGIFIYNRCIQMGRTGQSWGKQVLNLRLVRMADGQPIGGGMAFVRDLLHILDGLVCLLCIGFLWPIWDARRQTLFGDKIMNTVVLAEA